In a single window of the Bradyrhizobium sp. ORS 285 genome:
- a CDS encoding LysR family transcriptional regulator: MELSDLETFAAVARTGGITRAAEILNTVQSNVTQRIKALEAEIGTALFERHSRGMTLTSAGQRLLPYADRMAALSREAVLAARDDGEPQGPLMIGSMETTAAVRLPTRLADFHRRFPAVALSLRTAPTADLVAGVLDGSLDGAFVAGPIDHPELTGVVAFEEELMLVTARRFESLSALRAATAGSGPTALVFRAGCTYRQRLEQVFNDFGWPAASRIELGTLDGMIGCVAAGMGVALLPRAVVTRHAMSGSIGLHPLDPSHAQVETLFIHRRAGHRSSALSAFMEGLSRRDRDIAA, encoded by the coding sequence GTGGAACTGAGCGACCTCGAGACCTTCGCCGCAGTGGCCCGCACTGGCGGCATCACGCGCGCCGCTGAAATCCTCAACACGGTGCAGTCCAACGTCACGCAGCGGATCAAGGCGCTGGAAGCCGAGATCGGCACCGCCTTGTTCGAACGCCACAGCCGCGGCATGACCCTGACCAGCGCCGGACAGCGGCTCCTGCCCTATGCAGATCGCATGGCGGCGCTGTCGCGTGAAGCCGTGCTCGCCGCCCGCGACGACGGCGAGCCGCAGGGCCCGCTGATGATCGGCTCGATGGAGACGACCGCCGCGGTGCGCCTGCCAACGCGGCTCGCCGACTTTCACCGGCGCTTTCCTGCCGTGGCCTTGAGCCTGCGCACCGCGCCGACGGCGGATCTCGTGGCGGGCGTGCTCGACGGCTCACTCGACGGCGCCTTCGTCGCCGGTCCGATCGACCACCCGGAGCTGACCGGCGTGGTCGCGTTCGAGGAGGAGTTGATGCTGGTGACCGCCCGGCGGTTCGAAAGCCTGTCCGCGTTGCGTGCAGCCACCGCGGGGTCCGGCCCGACCGCGCTGGTGTTCAGGGCCGGCTGCACCTATCGGCAGCGGCTGGAGCAGGTGTTCAACGATTTCGGCTGGCCTGCCGCATCCCGCATCGAACTCGGCACGCTCGACGGCATGATCGGCTGCGTCGCCGCCGGGATGGGCGTCGCGCTGCTGCCGCGCGCGGTGGTGACGCGGCACGCGATGAGCGGCAGCATCGGCTTGCATCCGCTCGATCCGTCCCATGCGCAGGTCGAGACGCTCTTTATCCACCGCCGCGCGGGGCACCGCAGCAGCGCGCTTTCCGCGTTCATGGAAGGCCTGAGCCGCCGGGATCGCGACATCGCCGCATAG
- a CDS encoding cyclase family protein, whose translation MRNAVVLCCSIAMMGAIGTANAQDWTKSKWGPDDEIGAANYMTPELVVKAASLVKTGKTYPLGMIVDSKTPAYPPRSFKITVVQPGQAGIPGLGPNKATYNDDIVEGWVGVGSQIDGLGHLGIEHVYYNGNKLLDFADPTGLKKLGIEKVPPLVARGVLLDMAAYYGTDVVKEGTAFNVKEIEEAAKKQGVEIRQGDIVIFHTGWLGLIGKDDKRYSAGEPGLGVEGAKYLTSKGVVAVGADNWAVEAIPFESNNLFEVHQILLAMNGTYILENMDTAALAKDKGYEFLFVLGQPRWRGGVQGNINPIAIR comes from the coding sequence ATGCGCAACGCGGTCGTGTTGTGCTGCTCGATCGCCATGATGGGGGCGATCGGGACGGCGAATGCTCAGGACTGGACCAAATCGAAATGGGGACCGGACGACGAGATCGGCGCGGCCAACTACATGACGCCGGAGCTCGTGGTCAAAGCGGCCTCGCTCGTGAAGACCGGCAAGACCTACCCGCTCGGCATGATCGTGGATTCGAAGACCCCGGCCTACCCGCCGCGCTCGTTCAAGATCACGGTGGTGCAGCCCGGACAGGCCGGCATCCCCGGACTCGGGCCGAACAAGGCGACCTATAATGACGACATCGTCGAAGGTTGGGTCGGCGTCGGCAGCCAGATCGACGGCCTCGGCCATCTCGGCATCGAGCACGTCTACTACAACGGCAACAAGCTGCTCGACTTCGCCGACCCGACCGGCCTGAAGAAGCTGGGCATCGAGAAGGTCCCCCCGCTGGTCGCGCGCGGCGTGCTGCTCGACATGGCCGCCTATTACGGCACCGATGTCGTCAAGGAAGGCACCGCCTTCAACGTCAAGGAGATCGAGGAGGCCGCCAAGAAACAGGGCGTCGAGATCCGCCAGGGCGACATCGTGATCTTCCACACCGGCTGGCTCGGGCTGATCGGCAAGGACGACAAGCGCTACAGCGCCGGCGAGCCGGGGCTCGGCGTCGAGGGCGCGAAGTACCTGACCTCGAAGGGCGTCGTCGCCGTCGGCGCCGACAACTGGGCGGTGGAAGCGATCCCGTTCGAATCGAACAACCTGTTCGAAGTGCACCAGATCCTGCTCGCGATGAACGGGACCTACATCCTGGAGAACATGGACACGGCAGCGCTCGCCAAGGACAAGGGCTACGAGTTCCTCTTCGTCCTCGGCCAGCCGCGCTGGCGCGGCGGCGTGCAAGGCAACATCAACCCGATTGCGATCCGGTAG
- the ruvX gene encoding Holliday junction resolvase RuvX, producing the protein MPAPILPLIEAAGRWPERGALVGLDLGTKTIGVAVSDPDRRLATGVETIQRKAFKADAARLLAICAERKVVGFVLGLPINMDGSEGPRAQSTRAFARNLASLTDLPIGLWDERLSTAAVERELIGMDVSRARRAEVIDTHAAIFILQGALDRLTTLRRSGQ; encoded by the coding sequence ATGCCTGCTCCCATCCTTCCCCTCATCGAAGCCGCCGGCCGCTGGCCCGAGCGCGGCGCGCTCGTCGGCCTCGATCTCGGCACGAAGACCATCGGCGTGGCCGTGTCCGATCCGGACCGCCGTCTCGCGACCGGTGTCGAGACCATCCAGCGCAAGGCGTTCAAGGCTGATGCTGCGCGGCTGCTTGCCATCTGCGCCGAGCGCAAGGTGGTCGGCTTCGTGCTGGGCTTGCCGATCAACATGGACGGCAGCGAAGGACCGCGCGCGCAGTCGACGCGGGCGTTTGCGCGCAACCTCGCTAGCCTCACCGACCTGCCGATCGGGCTGTGGGACGAGCGGCTGTCGACGGCGGCCGTCGAGCGCGAGCTGATCGGCATGGATGTCAGCCGCGCCAGGCGCGCCGAGGTGATCGACACCCATGCGGCGATCTTCATTCTGCAGGGCGCGCTCGACCGGCTGACGACGCTGCGCCGCTCCGGCCAGTAA
- a CDS encoding AEC family transporter, translating to MSAVVAALAPVFLLIVIGFGLRRSLIRLEAHWHGLERLTYYVLFPALLLQSLIKADLSTVPVAGVGGALFLAMLAMSALCLTLRPLLARAGVDGPAFTSIFQGATRWQTYVALGVARSLFGPTGLAVASVAMIAIIPMVNVFSVAVLAHYASPVRRSLSQILATILRNPLIWACVVGLALNVAQVPLPKLWHDAADALGQASLPIGLLVTGAGLHFEGLRRAGPAAALGVVLKLVLMPILAIGLAGWFGVTGPSLVVVAICAAVPTSPSAYVLAKQMGGDAPLLAQIISLQTVLAAITMPLAIAWTS from the coding sequence ATGAGCGCAGTCGTCGCGGCGCTGGCGCCGGTGTTCCTGCTGATCGTGATCGGCTTCGGGCTGCGGCGCAGCCTGATCCGGCTCGAGGCGCATTGGCACGGGCTCGAGCGCCTCACTTATTACGTGCTGTTCCCTGCTTTGCTGCTGCAAAGTCTGATCAAGGCGGATCTCAGTACGGTGCCGGTGGCCGGCGTCGGCGGCGCCCTGTTCCTGGCGATGCTGGCGATGTCGGCGCTGTGTCTTACGCTGCGCCCTTTGCTCGCGCGTGCCGGCGTCGACGGCCCGGCCTTCACCTCGATCTTCCAGGGCGCGACGCGCTGGCAGACCTATGTCGCACTCGGCGTCGCCCGCAGCCTGTTCGGACCGACCGGCCTTGCGGTCGCCTCGGTCGCGATGATCGCGATCATTCCGATGGTCAACGTCTTCAGCGTCGCGGTGCTCGCGCATTACGCCTCGCCGGTTCGCCGCTCGCTCAGCCAAATCCTCGCCACGATCCTGCGCAACCCACTGATCTGGGCCTGCGTCGTCGGGCTCGCGCTCAACGTCGCGCAGGTGCCGCTGCCGAAGCTCTGGCACGATGCCGCCGATGCGCTCGGCCAGGCCTCGCTGCCGATCGGCCTCCTGGTCACCGGCGCCGGCCTACACTTCGAAGGCCTGCGACGCGCCGGACCGGCCGCCGCGCTCGGCGTCGTGCTCAAGCTGGTGCTGATGCCGATCCTCGCGATCGGGCTTGCCGGATGGTTCGGCGTCACCGGCCCGAGCCTCGTGGTGGTCGCGATCTGCGCCGCGGTGCCGACCTCGCCGAGCGCCTACGTCCTCGCCAAGCAGATGGGCGGCGACGCGCCGCTGCTGGCCCAGATCATCTCGCTGCAGACGGTGCTGGCGGCGATCACCATGCCGCTCGCGATCGCCTGGACGAGCTGA
- a CDS encoding CPBP family intramembrane glutamic endopeptidase: protein MTDTPDAAVVDSLDPLEPPQQIAPAQHQPRTLGFWRTTLWGLLIIVLFFIGQLTPILYLLLRHDGAFTGPVELQTAAVQIASRSLTVSLSAIMGVPAILLPIYFAVRHTRMSFADYLGLRWTGWKNFALGVVGMVVILGCWELAAHLTGRGDTSSSFMVDILKTARGDGVVWLMVIAFCVAAPVSEELMARGFLYRGWSDSFLRVPGAILLSSAVWTVLHLQYDWFALLNVFSLGVWFGYLRYRTHSLYLTMVLHGLNNLAATIQTMWLASGQS from the coding sequence TTGACCGATACGCCTGACGCCGCCGTCGTCGATTCCCTCGACCCGCTCGAGCCGCCACAGCAGATCGCTCCGGCGCAGCATCAGCCGCGCACGCTCGGCTTCTGGCGGACGACGTTGTGGGGCCTCCTCATCATCGTCCTCTTCTTCATCGGTCAGCTGACGCCGATCCTCTATCTGCTGCTGCGCCATGATGGCGCATTCACGGGGCCCGTCGAGCTCCAGACCGCCGCAGTCCAGATCGCAAGCCGGTCTCTGACGGTGTCGCTGTCGGCGATCATGGGCGTGCCGGCGATCCTGCTGCCGATCTATTTCGCCGTCCGCCACACCCGCATGTCCTTCGCCGACTATCTGGGCCTGCGCTGGACCGGCTGGAAGAATTTTGCCCTCGGCGTGGTCGGGATGGTCGTGATCCTCGGCTGCTGGGAGCTGGCGGCGCATCTGACCGGACGTGGCGACACCTCGTCGAGCTTCATGGTGGACATCTTGAAGACGGCGAGAGGCGACGGCGTGGTCTGGCTGATGGTCATCGCCTTCTGCGTCGCGGCGCCGGTGTCCGAAGAGCTGATGGCGCGCGGCTTTCTCTATCGCGGCTGGTCGGACTCCTTCCTGCGGGTGCCCGGGGCCATCCTGCTATCATCAGCGGTCTGGACCGTCCTGCATCTTCAATACGACTGGTTCGCCCTGCTGAACGTGTTTTCGCTCGGCGTGTGGTTCGGCTATCTGCGCTACCGCACCCACTCGCTTTATCTGACCATGGTGCTGCACGGCCTGAACAACCTCGCGGCCACGATCCAGACGATGTGGCTGGCGAGCGGCCAATCCTGA
- a CDS encoding acyl-CoA dehydrogenase family protein, whose product MTPTSFETHEVFNQSPPFEDVNLFTADRPLMEAVKASGGADAEHELTAFGALWGSAEMAEQGRLANESTPKLRSFDAKGFRRDLVEFHPAYHRMMTRSVEAGLHNSTWTAQGKPAGGSSEVVRAAKFYIASQVESGHLCPITMTRASVAALAAQPDLLARTMPVIATRGYDPAFAPWWQKRGMTLGMGMTEKQGGTDVRANMTSAERTSEGYRITGHKWFMSAPMCDAFLVLAQAEGGLTCFFMPRFAPDGSVNALRFQRLKDKLGNRSNASSEVEFTGAYAERVGEEGRGISTIIQMVQLTRQDCAISSAGLMRSGLAHALHHARHRSVFQKHLANQPLMQSVLADMALHVEATVALVMRLCRAFDRMHGDPDEAAYMRLLTPAIKYWVCKSAPPFLYEAMECLGGNGYVEDGILARHFRESPVNAIWEGSGNVMCLDVLRALSREAEAATAVMKTLADETRGLPGAADAVAMIGQAFRRGDSERIARLAVEKLALLAAAAALNAVTPAHAELFATTRLANIHPSMYGAVDLGPAATRALLERALP is encoded by the coding sequence ATGACCCCGACATCGTTCGAGACCCACGAGGTCTTCAATCAATCTCCGCCGTTCGAGGACGTGAACCTGTTCACGGCCGACCGGCCGCTGATGGAGGCCGTGAAGGCGAGTGGCGGCGCTGACGCCGAGCACGAACTGACGGCTTTTGGCGCGCTGTGGGGATCGGCCGAGATGGCCGAGCAGGGCCGGCTCGCGAATGAGAGCACGCCGAAGCTGCGCAGCTTCGACGCCAAGGGCTTTCGTCGCGACCTCGTCGAGTTTCATCCGGCCTATCATCGGATGATGACGCGCTCGGTCGAAGCCGGTCTGCACAACTCGACCTGGACCGCGCAGGGCAAGCCCGCAGGCGGCAGCTCCGAGGTCGTGCGCGCGGCCAAATTCTACATCGCCTCTCAGGTCGAGAGCGGGCACCTGTGTCCGATCACGATGACGCGCGCTTCAGTCGCGGCGCTGGCCGCGCAGCCCGATCTGCTGGCGCGGACGATGCCCGTGATTGCCACCCGCGGCTACGACCCGGCGTTTGCGCCGTGGTGGCAGAAGCGCGGCATGACGCTCGGCATGGGCATGACCGAGAAGCAGGGTGGCACCGACGTGCGCGCCAACATGACATCAGCTGAGCGTACGAGTGAGGGCTATCGCATCACCGGGCACAAATGGTTCATGTCGGCGCCGATGTGCGACGCCTTCCTGGTGCTGGCGCAGGCCGAGGGCGGCCTGACCTGTTTCTTCATGCCGCGCTTTGCGCCGGACGGATCAGTCAACGCGCTGCGCTTCCAGCGGCTGAAGGACAAGCTCGGCAATCGCTCCAATGCGTCCTCCGAGGTGGAGTTCACAGGCGCCTATGCCGAGCGCGTCGGCGAGGAGGGCAGGGGCATCAGCACCATCATCCAGATGGTGCAGCTGACCCGGCAGGACTGCGCGATCTCGTCCGCCGGCCTGATGCGCTCGGGGCTGGCGCATGCGCTGCATCACGCGCGCCATCGCAGCGTGTTCCAGAAGCATCTCGCCAACCAGCCGCTGATGCAGTCGGTGCTCGCCGACATGGCGCTTCATGTCGAGGCGACGGTGGCGCTGGTGATGCGGCTGTGCCGCGCGTTCGATCGCATGCATGGGGACCCGGACGAAGCGGCCTACATGCGATTGCTGACGCCCGCGATCAAATACTGGGTATGCAAGAGCGCGCCGCCGTTTCTTTATGAGGCGATGGAGTGCCTCGGCGGCAATGGCTATGTCGAGGACGGCATCCTCGCGCGCCACTTCCGGGAATCGCCGGTCAACGCGATATGGGAAGGCTCGGGCAATGTGATGTGCCTCGACGTGTTGCGCGCGCTGTCGCGCGAGGCGGAGGCGGCGACTGCCGTCATGAAAACCCTGGCCGATGAGACGCGTGGCTTGCCCGGCGCAGCGGACGCGGTCGCCATGATCGGCCAGGCCTTCCGGCGTGGCGACAGCGAGCGTATCGCACGCCTCGCCGTCGAGAAGCTCGCTCTGCTGGCGGCCGCGGCCGCGCTCAATGCGGTGACGCCTGCTCACGCCGAGCTGTTCGCCACCACCCGGCTCGCCAACATTCATCCGAGCATGTATGGCGCCGTCGATCTCGGACCCGCCGCCACCCGTGCCTTGCTGGAGCGCGCCCTGCCTTGA
- a CDS encoding M15 family metallopeptidase encodes MIAAGVLLPWAVLLAGIVPASAAKLLADFVYLRDIDPTIQQDIRYAGSNNFVGRPLPRYEAAECIVRRDVGLRLQAAQTELRPRGLSLKMLDCYRPVRAVAEMLAWSEDGVETTAGRRYTPGVAKRDLFRLGYIAVRSSHSTGAALDLTLVELAADNSAVFDPAKDYADCTAPAALRAPEGSVDMGTGYDCFDVKAHTAARDLTPEQRRWRNELVTVMARQGFVNYAREWWHFSLPGAGATTYVFPIRPRR; translated from the coding sequence TTGATCGCCGCCGGTGTCCTGCTTCCATGGGCGGTCCTGCTGGCGGGCATCGTTCCCGCCTCGGCGGCCAAGCTGCTGGCGGATTTCGTCTACCTCCGCGACATCGACCCGACGATCCAGCAGGACATCCGCTATGCCGGAAGCAACAACTTCGTCGGCCGTCCCTTGCCGCGCTACGAGGCGGCCGAATGCATCGTGAGGCGTGATGTCGGGCTGCGGCTGCAGGCGGCTCAGACCGAGCTGCGGCCGCGCGGCTTGTCGTTGAAGATGCTCGACTGCTACCGGCCGGTGCGCGCCGTCGCGGAGATGCTGGCGTGGTCCGAAGATGGCGTCGAGACCACCGCCGGCCGCCGCTATACGCCGGGCGTTGCGAAGCGCGACCTGTTCCGGCTCGGCTACATCGCCGTGCGTTCCAGCCATTCGACCGGGGCGGCGCTCGATCTGACGCTGGTCGAGCTGGCGGCCGACAATTCCGCCGTGTTCGATCCTGCCAAAGACTATGCGGACTGCACGGCGCCGGCGGCGCTGCGTGCGCCGGAAGGCAGCGTCGATATGGGGACCGGCTACGATTGTTTCGACGTCAAGGCTCATACTGCAGCACGAGACCTGACGCCGGAGCAGCGCCGCTGGCGCAACGAGCTGGTGACTGTGATGGCGCGGCAAGGGTTTGTGAACTATGCCAGGGAGTGGTGGCACTTTTCACTGCCGGGCGCCGGCGCGACCACCTATGTTTTTCCCATTCGGCCGCGCCGATGA
- a CDS encoding aspartate carbamoyltransferase catalytic subunit — MATSPKSTFVLGHRHLLGIEGLSAHDITGLLDLSEEYVELNRQVDKKRTVLRGRTQVNLFFEASTRTQSSFELAGKRLGADVMNMSVSSSSIKKGETLMDTAVTLNAMHPDILVVRHHASGAVELLARKVDGSVINAGDGAHEHPTQALLDALTIRRNKGRIEGLVIAICGDVLHSRVARSNILLLNTMGARVRVVAPSTLLPPGIERMGVEVARDMREGLNGADIVMMLRLQRERMNGSFVPSSSEYFQYFGLDQKKLAYAKPDALVMHPGPMNRGVEIDSIVADGAQSLIREQVEMGVAVRMAVLEALARNLPNA, encoded by the coding sequence ATGGCAACCTCTCCGAAATCGACTTTCGTCCTCGGGCACCGGCATTTGCTGGGAATCGAGGGCCTTTCCGCCCACGACATCACCGGTCTCCTCGACCTGTCCGAGGAGTATGTCGAACTGAATCGTCAGGTCGACAAGAAGCGCACCGTGCTGCGCGGCCGGACCCAGGTCAACCTGTTCTTCGAGGCGTCGACGCGGACACAATCCTCGTTCGAGCTCGCCGGCAAGCGGCTCGGCGCCGACGTCATGAACATGTCGGTGTCGTCCTCGTCCATCAAGAAGGGCGAGACCCTGATGGACACCGCCGTCACGCTCAATGCGATGCATCCGGACATCCTGGTGGTCCGTCACCACGCCTCCGGCGCGGTGGAGCTCCTGGCCCGCAAGGTCGACGGCTCCGTCATCAATGCCGGTGACGGCGCGCATGAGCATCCCACGCAAGCGCTGCTGGACGCACTGACGATCCGCCGCAACAAGGGCCGCATCGAGGGGCTGGTGATCGCGATCTGCGGCGACGTGCTGCATTCGCGCGTCGCGCGCTCCAACATCCTCCTGCTGAACACGATGGGCGCGCGCGTGCGCGTCGTCGCGCCCTCCACGCTGCTGCCGCCGGGCATCGAGCGGATGGGCGTCGAGGTCGCGCGCGACATGCGCGAGGGCCTCAACGGCGCCGACATCGTCATGATGCTCCGCCTGCAGCGCGAGCGCATGAACGGCTCGTTCGTGCCGTCCTCGTCGGAATATTTCCAATATTTCGGCCTCGACCAGAAGAAGCTCGCCTACGCCAAGCCCGATGCGCTCGTCATGCATCCCGGCCCGATGAACCGCGGCGTCGAGATCGACTCCATCGTCGCCGACGGCGCGCAGTCGCTGATCCGGGAACAGGTGGAAATGGGTGTCGCCGTGCGCATGGCCGTGCTCGAGGCGCTGGCCCGCAACCTGCCCAATGCTTGA
- a CDS encoding dihydroorotase, whose product MLTDRRPILLANARVIDPSRDIDGPGDVLIADGVIRDIKRGIGAAGVPEGTDVINCAGQIVAPGLVDICAFVGEPGLGHRETFASASQAAATGGITTIICQPGTEPVIDNSATVDFVLRRARDTAIVNIQPMAALTKGLRGEEMTEIGLLRAAGAVAFSNGHTSVMNAQVMRRALTYARDFDALIVHHTEDPNLVGEGVMNEGEFASRLGLSGIPPAAEAVVLERDMRLVALTKGRYHAAALSSVDSLDVLKRARDAGLAVSASVSINHVTLNENDIGPYRTFLKLTPPLRTEVDRRALVEALASGLIDVIMSDHNPQDVEVKRLPFAEAASGAVGLETMLSAALRLVHSGELSWTTLIRAMSTRPAELLGLPGGTLRAGAPADIIVIDPDVPWILDPADLKSLCKNTPFDEARFTGRVVRTIVGGRTVFEHV is encoded by the coding sequence ATGCTGACCGATCGCCGCCCGATCCTGCTCGCCAATGCGCGCGTCATCGATCCCTCCCGCGACATCGACGGGCCCGGTGACGTGCTGATCGCCGACGGCGTCATCCGCGACATCAAGCGCGGCATCGGCGCCGCAGGCGTGCCCGAAGGAACCGACGTCATCAACTGCGCCGGCCAGATCGTCGCGCCCGGCCTGGTCGACATCTGCGCCTTCGTCGGCGAGCCGGGCCTCGGCCATCGCGAGACCTTTGCGAGCGCGAGCCAAGCGGCAGCGACCGGCGGCATCACCACCATCATCTGTCAGCCCGGCACCGAGCCGGTCATCGACAATTCGGCGACCGTCGACTTCGTGCTGCGCCGCGCCCGCGATACCGCGATCGTCAACATCCAGCCGATGGCGGCCTTGACCAAGGGCCTGCGCGGCGAGGAGATGACCGAGATCGGGCTGTTGCGCGCCGCCGGCGCGGTCGCCTTCTCCAACGGCCATACCAGCGTGATGAACGCTCAGGTGATGCGCCGCGCGCTGACCTACGCGCGCGACTTCGACGCCTTGATCGTGCATCACACCGAGGACCCGAATCTCGTCGGCGAAGGCGTCATGAACGAAGGCGAGTTCGCCTCGCGCCTCGGCCTCTCCGGCATTCCGCCCGCGGCCGAAGCCGTGGTGCTCGAGCGCGACATGCGCCTCGTGGCGCTGACCAAGGGCCGCTATCACGCGGCCGCGCTGAGTTCGGTGGACTCGCTCGACGTCCTCAAGCGCGCGCGTGACGCGGGGCTCGCCGTCAGCGCCTCGGTCTCGATCAACCACGTCACGCTGAACGAGAACGACATCGGCCCCTACCGCACCTTCCTCAAGCTGACGCCGCCGCTGCGCACCGAGGTCGACCGCCGCGCGCTGGTCGAGGCGCTCGCGTCCGGCCTGATCGACGTCATCATGTCCGACCACAATCCGCAGGACGTCGAGGTCAAGCGGCTGCCGTTCGCGGAGGCCGCGAGCGGCGCCGTCGGCCTGGAGACGATGCTGTCGGCCGCGCTGCGGCTGGTGCACAGCGGCGAGCTGAGCTGGACCACCTTGATCCGCGCGATGTCGACGCGCCCCGCGGAACTGCTCGGCCTGCCCGGCGGCACCCTGCGCGCTGGCGCGCCGGCCGACATCATCGTGATCGATCCGGACGTGCCCTGGATCCTCGATCCGGCCGACCTCAAATCGCTGTGCAAGAACACGCCGTTCGACGAGGCCCGCTTCACCGGCCGCGTGGTCCGCACCATCGTCGGCGGCCGCACGGTATTCGAACATGTCTGA
- the plsY gene encoding glycerol-3-phosphate 1-O-acyltransferase PlsY, whose protein sequence is MGSEAFLPVALIIGYLLGSIPFGLILTRLAGTQDLRSIGSGNIGATNVLRTGRKGLAAATLLGDALKGTAAVLIAGYLGGPNAAMAAGLGAFLGHLFPVWLKFRGGKGVAVYIGILIGLFWPGAIFFCLVWLATAFAFRYSSLAALVASVLTPIVLWAFGHTALAALFALLTLLLIYMHRENIRRLQAGTESKIGAKK, encoded by the coding sequence ATGGGTTCCGAAGCCTTCCTGCCCGTGGCTCTCATCATCGGCTATCTGCTGGGCTCGATCCCGTTCGGCCTGATCCTGACCAGGCTCGCCGGCACCCAGGACCTGCGCAGCATCGGCTCCGGCAATATCGGCGCCACCAACGTGCTGCGCACCGGCCGCAAGGGGCTGGCCGCAGCCACCTTACTTGGCGACGCGCTGAAGGGCACGGCCGCCGTCCTGATTGCCGGCTACCTGGGCGGCCCAAATGCTGCGATGGCGGCGGGGCTCGGCGCCTTCCTCGGGCACTTGTTCCCGGTGTGGCTGAAATTCCGCGGTGGCAAGGGCGTCGCGGTGTATATCGGCATCCTCATCGGCCTGTTCTGGCCCGGCGCGATCTTCTTCTGCCTGGTCTGGCTCGCGACCGCATTCGCGTTCCGCTACTCATCATTGGCTGCACTCGTCGCGAGCGTGCTGACGCCGATCGTATTGTGGGCTTTCGGTCACACCGCGCTGGCCGCGTTGTTTGCCCTGCTCACCTTGTTGCTCATTTACATGCATCGCGAAAACATCAGGCGCTTGCAGGCCGGCACCGAGAGCAAGATCGGCGCCAAGAAGTAA
- a CDS encoding patatin-like phospholipase family protein codes for MSTPIRSSASALLSAAQIWSTDDPFASTGNTAEPTQAAAIEPVAHEVAADPIAESPAAPIASTAATTPSESATAVVEMMIAATGSAATTEPKTADAPERSLAETIANAKLPPPPRVWPPRKLSLALQGGGTFSAFTWGVLDRLLEEPACDFDTISGASAGAINAALLASGLANGGRDEARGRLAEFWTGLADDASFRALMLIGGYSPASSAVSFGTGLRGGRADPLDLAPLRDILTTTIDFAAVQGAGAPRLLVAATRVRDGQPQIFRNGDITPDVLLASTCPAQMLAAVEIDDESYWDGGYAANPPLIQIAHESSAADLLVIQVTPARDGFVPMTSAAIDRRLDQIAANAVLNAELAALEWARSDGLHPPRLHRLAAEDEIESLAQREATDFGSDFIAMLHQRGREAADRWLREAPAGTMPAIAEERPATATEEVREVAPA; via the coding sequence ATGTCTACACCCATTCGATCGAGCGCCAGCGCCCTCCTCTCCGCGGCCCAGATCTGGTCGACCGACGACCCGTTCGCATCCACCGGCAACACCGCCGAACCGACGCAGGCTGCAGCGATCGAGCCGGTCGCTCACGAGGTCGCAGCCGATCCGATTGCCGAGAGCCCGGCTGCCCCGATTGCGTCAACCGCCGCGACCACGCCATCCGAAAGCGCCACGGCCGTCGTCGAGATGATGATCGCCGCTACGGGCTCGGCCGCCACCACGGAGCCAAAGACCGCCGACGCGCCGGAGCGATCCCTGGCCGAGACGATCGCCAACGCCAAGCTGCCGCCGCCGCCGCGCGTGTGGCCGCCGCGCAAGCTGTCGCTGGCGCTGCAGGGCGGAGGAACCTTTTCGGCCTTCACCTGGGGCGTGCTGGACCGCCTGCTGGAGGAGCCGGCCTGCGATTTCGACACGATCAGCGGCGCCAGCGCCGGCGCGATCAATGCGGCGCTGCTCGCGAGCGGGCTCGCCAATGGCGGCCGCGACGAAGCCCGCGGCCGTCTCGCCGAGTTCTGGACAGGGCTTGCCGATGACGCCTCGTTCCGCGCGCTGATGCTGATCGGCGGCTATTCGCCGGCCAGCAGCGCGGTCTCTTTCGGCACTGGCCTGCGCGGCGGCCGCGCCGACCCCCTCGATCTGGCGCCGCTCCGCGACATCCTCACCACGACAATCGATTTCGCCGCCGTGCAGGGCGCAGGCGCGCCGCGGCTGCTGGTCGCGGCCACCCGGGTCCGCGATGGCCAGCCGCAGATCTTCCGCAACGGCGACATCACGCCGGACGTGCTGCTCGCCTCGACCTGCCCGGCCCAGATGCTTGCGGCCGTCGAGATCGACGACGAAAGCTACTGGGACGGCGGCTACGCGGCCAATCCGCCGCTGATCCAGATTGCGCATGAGTCCAGCGCAGCCGATCTGCTGGTCATTCAGGTCACGCCGGCGCGGGACGGCTTCGTGCCGATGACCTCGGCCGCGATCGATCGCCGCCTCGACCAGATCGCAGCCAATGCCGTGCTCAACGCCGAGCTTGCGGCGCTGGAATGGGCCCGCAGCGACGGCCTGCACCCGCCCCGCCTGCATCGGCTCGCCGCCGAGGACGAGATCGAGTCGCTGGCGCAGCGCGAGGCCACCGACTTCGGCAGCGACTTCATCGCCATGCTGCATCAGCGCGGGCGCGAGGCCGCCGATCGCTGGCTGCGCGAGGCCCCTGCGGGCACGATGCCGGCGATCGCCGAGGAGCGGCCGGCCACCGCGACCGAAGAGGTGCGCGAGGTCGCTCCGGCGTAG